A portion of the Podospora pseudoanserina strain CBS 124.78 chromosome 2, whole genome shotgun sequence genome contains these proteins:
- a CDS encoding hypothetical protein (COG:H; EggNog:ENOG503NY5Z), translated as MAPTIEELYPEYTLTSSIDKLRSEHYAHLDKKNHVYLDYTGSGLASAFQLTHSSVRLSSTLYGNPHSINPSSQASTNAIIATRLKVLQHLNTDAEEYEVIFTANATEAAKLVGESYAFTKGTKLVLTADNHNSINGLREFAGRKGSSTVYIPFSSPDMRINDEDFIKALSAARPGRKATLSTGINRLAKSLLGYQPWRRKTGDDAGREDGLRRCSTSDTNPNQDASCDNPALYRAFLRPSCQSSLLPPQSASTAPARPAEKTTRHGLFAYPAQSNFTGVRHPLAWVTYAQRQGYDVLLDAAAYLPTTRLDMSITKPEFLIISWYKLFGFPTGVGCLVVKKEALSRLVRPWFSGGTIQAVTVGVPWHLKARGAEGFEDGTVNFLGIPEVMFGLEWINAVGLQVIGLRVRCLTGWFLKRLAALRHSDRTPMARIYGPENMDMRGGTVAFNLLDSGGKVVDERLVGQESAAAGISLRTGCFCNPGAGEAAMGLTVASLRRLATATAQMRGMDDFVEVLGLPSAGAIRVSFGIASTSTDVDRFFEFVEKTYRDRVTTSEGLFPRESC; from the coding sequence ATGGCACCCACCATCGAAGAACTATATCCCGAGTACACTCTTACTTCTTCTATCGACAAACTACGTTCCGAGCACTATGCTCACCTTGATAAGAAGAACCATGTTTATCTTGACTATACCGGATCAGGCCTTGCTTCTGCTTTCCAGCTGACCCACTCTTCAGTTCGACTTTCATCCACGCTTTATGGCAATCCTCAcagcatcaacccctccagccaAGCATCCACCAATGCCATCATAGCTACGCGGCTCAAAGTCTTGCAGCACCTGAATACGGATGCGGAAGAGTATGAGGTCATCTTCACAGCCAACGCCACAGAGGCCGCAAAACTTGTTGGAGAATCGTACGCATTCACTAAGGGAACGAAGTTAGTGTTGACGGCGGATAATCATAATTCCATCAACGGACTTAGGGAGTTTgcaggaaggaagggaagcAGTACCGTTTACATACCCTTCTCATCTCCCGACATGAGAATCAATGACGAGGATTTCATCAAGGCTCTTTCGGCGGCACGACCGGGGCGGAAAGCTACTCTGAGTACTGGAATCAACCGGTTGGCCAAATCACTTCTGGGGTACCAGccttggagaagaaaaacagGTGACGATGCCGGCCGCGAGGATGGATTGAGGCGCTGTTCCACATCAGATACCAATCCAAACCAGGATGCTTCTTGTGACAACCCTGCCCTTTACAGGGCCTTTCTCCGGCCCTCTTGCCAATCGTCACTATTACCTCCACAAAGTGCCAGCACCGCACCGGCAAGACCAGCGGAAAAAACGACGCGCCATGGACTCTTTGCTTACCCAGCCCAAAGCAACTTTACCGGCGTCCGTCATCCATTGGCGTGGGTCACCTACGCCCAACGCCAAGGGTATGATGTGCTGCTCGACGCAGCCGCCTACCTGCCTACCACTAGGCTCGACATGTCTATTACCAAGCCCGAGTTTCTCATTATCAGTTGGTACAAACTCTTCGGGTTCCCTACCGGTGTGGGCTGTCTGGTTGTGAAAAAGGAAGCCCTGTCCAGGCTCGTAAGGCCCTGGTTCTCTGGGGGCACCATTCAAGCTGTCACGGTGGGGGTCCCTTGGCATCTGAAGGCGAGGGGGGCTGAGGGATTCGAAGATGGGACAGTGAATTTCCTGGGCATTCCTGAGGTGATGTTTGGCCTGGAGTGGATCAATGCAGTTGGCCTGCAGGTTATTGGGCTGCGAGTCAGGTGCTTGACTGGCTGGTtcttgaagaggttggcCGCCTTGAGACACTCGGACAGGACACCAATGGCTAGAATATACGGACCAGAAAATATGGACATGCGAGGAGGCACCGTTGCTTTTAATCTGCTGGACTCTGGCGGTAAGGTTGTAGACGAGCGATTAGTCGGGCAAGAGTCGGCAGCGGCCGGAATTTCACTCAGGACAGGGTGTTTTTGTAACCCTGGGGCCGGGGAGGCTGCCATGGGCTTGACTGTGGCTTCTCTGCGTAGGCTGGCCACGGCTACAGCGCAGATGAGAGGGATGGATGACTTTGTCGAGGTTCTTGGCTTGCCATCAGCTGGAGCTATCCGCGTCTCATTCGGGATCGCTTCCACTTCTACCGACGTTGATAGGTTTTTCGAGTTTGTGGAAAAGACATACCGGGATCGAGTGACAACCTCTGAGGGTCTTTTCCCGAGAGAGTCCTGCTAG
- a CDS encoding hypothetical protein (EggNog:ENOG503NZP0), whose amino-acid sequence MMHSLTSLLLSTLLVIKGSGVQAQPACTRDFLKTAADSLLAAQTAGNPALLQPLSPSAVYHENFRNASLTSGSSLTRATKIDFSRHSLDTTQCATYTEIISATGAQPYVIGVQMFFTSAQITKVDLLSTTTGDWLFNATGTLRWASRENWGTIPEADRDSREVIKAAGDAYCDIFHDKSVVVPWGRPCARLEGGAYTGNGGQNDRCDVGIPSGVQLVDRRYVIDETVGAVSIFLSFSGIPDSHEFRVEKGTLRFVHTITVMNTGSGSGKGKGKRKRLARGDA is encoded by the coding sequence ATGATGCATTCACTCACCTCGCTCCTCCTCTCGACCCTCTTGGTGATCAAGGGGTCTGGCGTGCAAGCGCAGCCGGCCTGCACCAGAGATTTCCTCAAGACGGCAGCCGACAGCCTTCTCGCCGCGCAGACAGCCGGCAACCCTGCGCTGCTACAGCCGCTTTCTCCCTCAGCCGTTTACCACGAGAATTTTCGCAATGCTTCCCTCACGTCAGGCTCTTCCTTGACCCGTGCTACCAAGATCGACTTCTCACGCCACAGCCTCGACACGACACAATGCGCCACCTATACCGAGATTATCTCGGCCACGGGCGCGCAGCCATACGTGATTGGCGTGCAGATGTTTTTTACGTCAGCCCAGATCACAAAGGTTGATctcttgtccaccaccacgggcGATTGGCTTTTCAACGCAACCGGAACCCTGCGCTGGGCATCCCGTGAGAATTGGGGGACGATCCCCGAGGCAGATAGAGACTCGAGAGAGGTGATCAAGGCCGCTGGGGATGCGTACTGTGACATCTTTCATGACAAGTCTGTCGTTGTGCCGTGGGGCAGGCCTTGTGCTAGACTGGAGGGTGGCGCCTATACAGGCAACGGTGGGCAAAATGACAGGTGCGACGTGGGCATCCCGAGCGGTGTGCAGCTAGTGGACCGGAGGTATGTGATTGACGAGACGGTAGGCGCCGTCTCCATTTTCTTGAGCTTCAGCGGCATACCGGACAGTCACGAGTTCCGAGTCGAGAAGGGAACGTTGAGATTTGTACATACGATTACCGTGATGAACACTGGCAGTGGATctggaaaggggaaagggaagcgGAAGCGGTTGGCTCGTGGTGACGCATAG
- the apm1 gene encoding AP-1 adaptor complex mu subunit Apm1 (COG:U; EggNog:ENOG503NVTZ) codes for MASAIFFLDLKGKTLLARNYRGDIPMSAVEKFPILLSEAEEESSAVPPCFSHEGINYLYIRHNNLYLLALTKRNTNAAEILLFLHKIVEVFTEYFKALEEESIRDNFVIIYELLDEMMDFGYPQTTESKILQEYITQESHKLEIQARPPIAVTNAVSWRSEGIRYRKNEVFLDVIESLNLLVSANGNVLRSEILGAIKMKCYLSGMPELRLGLNDKVMFESTGRTTRGKAIEMEDVKFHQCVRLSRFENDRTISFIPPDGEFELMSYRLNTQVKPLIWVECVVESHSGSRIEYMLKARAQFKRRSTANNVEIIVPVPDDADTPRFRTNVGSVHYAPEQSAIVWKIKQFGGGKEFLMRAELGLPSVRGDDEHGGGMTGGFGGSMGGVGAPGKGAKRPIQVKFEIPYFTTSGIQVRYLKITEPKLQYPSLPWVRYITQSGDIAVRLPDAV; via the exons ATGGCTTCAGCCATCTTCTTTCTCGACCTAAAGGGCaaaaccctcctcgcccgaaACTATCGTGGAGATATACCCATGTCAGCCGTCGAAAAgttccccatcctcctcagcgaagccgaagaagagTCGTCGGCCGTCCCCCCTTGTTTCTCCCACGAGGGTATCAACTACCTCTACATCAGACACAATAACCTCTATCTACTCGCCCTGACGAAACGAAACACCAATGCCGCCGAGATTCTCCTTTTTCTCCACAAGATTGTTGAGGTGTTTACCGAGTACTTCAAGGCGCTTGAGGAGGAGTCTATTCGAGACAACTTTGTCATTATATacgagcttctcgacgaGATGATGGACTTTGGCTACCCCCAGACTACCGAATCCAAGATTCTGCAAGAGTACATCACCCAGGAGTCGCACAAGCTCGAGATTCAGGCTCGTCCGCCCATTGCTGTCACCAACGCCGTGTCGTGGCGCTCCGAGGGTATCCGTTACCGCAAAAACGAGGTGTTTCTGGATGTTATTGAATCGCTCAACCTTCTTGTGTCAGCCAACGGCAATGTGTTGCGATCGGAAATTCTGGGTGCCATCAAGATGAAGTGTTACTTGTCTGGCATGCCCGAGCTGCGGCTGGGCCTCAACGACAAGGTCATGTTCGAAAGCACGGGGCGGACGACGCGTGGCAAGGCcattgagatggaggatgtcAAATTTCACCAGTGTGTGCGTCTATCGCGTTTCGAGAACGACCGCACCATCAGCTTCATCCCCCCTGACGGAGAATTTGAGCTCATGTCATATCGTCTCAACACCCAGGTCAAGCCGCTCATCTGGGTCGAGTGCGTTGTCGAGTCGCACAGTGGATCGCGAATAGAATACATGCTCAAGGCCAGGGCGCAATTCAAGCGCCGCAGTACGGCGAACAACGTCGAGATTATTGTTCCGGTGCCCGACGACGCCGATACACCACGCTTCCGAACCAACGTCGGATCGGTGCACTATGCGCCAGAGCAGAGTGCCATCGTCTGGAAGATCAAGCAGTTTGGTGGCGGCAAGGAGTTTCTCATGCGTGCCGAGCTCGGCCTACCCAGTGTGCGAGGTGACGACGAGCATGGCGGTGGCATGACGGGTGGCTTCGGCGGGAGCATGGGCGGCGTGGGAGCTCCTGGCAAGGGTGCCAAGCGACCCATTCAGGTCAAGTTCGAGATTCCCTACTTCACCACCAGCGGCATCCAAGTGCGCTACCTCAAGATCACAGAGCCCAAG CTTCAATACCCATCACTCCCATGGGTGCGTTACATCACGCAATCGGGAGATATTGCTGTCAGACTACCAGACGCCGTGTGA
- the OPI1 gene encoding transcriptional regulator opi1 (COG:S; EggNog:ENOG503NYZC), producing the protein MDHMLVLPPPSQSPTPSQLKSQDASAAVSYPDYERRSTPAALHEPTLTMHSSHLNSLPLPPISHPGDPTSRSFPHHTAELAPIQPPHEKPAIGAAQTLPSLSSVTGAQTPRLPSLSAASESSYSPLSTASTSTVIPATTNKTVASPSLPINHWPSLNPFTTYYTPSHVQGSESSMNADVTSGKPSHHRATSVSLDDPGVRAAAEALGRLRTVDTMPHDSDGRRNRTPEAYQVGTPNSQESSSERQQEPLLSLITTSYPSIAPVASYLESATSVCNTAYTNSKNYSPVLRRNAEYIEDRVVKPVAKTVGRYGGHGLRWWLQKPGRKQRSPSDLEDGRQGVKRRKGDTDRESAIAARVMADFDIGSKDRRTSVSTVDTLPAYDDQRSPAYTERADEQRGPNSQDEESGSYKLWVTTSSLRVAMQDESKKRLRVLIGVLSNTNGRITDFFESLTKAVEEYDRSIAANREDVAMDGQDEHSHNELSTRIMTLVDGITKTSAATVDMVNKCAASALPDNVKAFVARRLISLPAQWKLMASQEGPDAPREGGDEAAAIRHRAHSALALAKVSLQIMTQITDVLNMTLNAVEEWCENQNKNESSQPSSPMGVQGPVGVDGDVKMSD; encoded by the exons ATGGATCACATGCTGGTGCTGCCTCCTCCGTCGCAGTCCCCGACACCCTCGCAGCTAAAATCACAAGACGCGAGTGCCGCTGTCTCCTATCCGGACTACGAGCGCCGCTCAACACCAGCGGCGCTCCACGAACCAACTTTGACGATGCACTCGTCCCACCTAAACAGCCTGCCGCTACCGCCCATCTCCCATCCAGGCGACCCAACCTCGCGAtccttcccccaccacacTGCCGAGCTGGCCCCGATCCAGCCGCCGCACGAGAAGCCTGCCATTGGGGCCGCGCAAACTCTGCCGTCACTCTCCTCCGTCACTGGCGCGCAGACTCCTCGCCTGCCCTCGCTGTCTGCAGCCTCAGAGTCTTCGTATTCTCCCCTGTCTACGGCGAGCACATCGACAGTAATCCCCGCGACCACAAACAAGACGGTCGCTTCTCCCAGTCTCCCCATCAATCATTGGCCGAGCCTGAATCCCTTCACCACATACTACACACCGAGCCACGTGCAGGGTTCCGAATCGTCCATGAACGCGGACGTGACCAGCGGCAAACCAAGTCACCACAGGGCTACCAGCGTCAGCCTCGATGACCCGGGGGTGcgtgccgccgccgaggctcTGGGGCGCCTGCGAACAG TGGACACCATGCCCCACGACAGCGACGGCCGGCGCAACCGGACTCCCGAGGCGTACCAAGTGGGCACGCCCAACTCCCAGGAGAGCTCCAGCGAGAGACAGCAGGAGCCCCTGCTGTCATTGATCACTACGTCTTACCCCAGCATCGCCCCTGTTGCGTCATATCTAGAGAGTGCCACGTCGGTCTGCAATACGGCCTATACAAACTCCAAAAACTATTCGCCCGTCCTCAGAAGGAATGCCGAGTACATAGAGGACCGAGTCGTGAAGCCGGTCGCCAAGACTGTAGGGAGATATGGCGGACACGGGCTCAGGTGGTGGCTGCAGAAGCCGGGCAGGAAGCAGCGCTCACCGTCCGACTTGGAAGATGGGCGACAGGGAGTGAAGCGACGGAAGGGGGACACGGACAGAGAATCAGCCATCGCGGCCCGCGTCATGGCCGATTTTGACATAGGTTCTAAGGATCGACGCACCTCGGTCAGCACGGTCGACACGTTGCCTGCCTATGACGACCAGAGGTCGCCGGCCTACACCGAGAGGGCTGACGAGCAGAGGGGGCCGAACTCTCAGGATGAAGAGTCTGGGAGCTATAAGCTGTGGGTTACGACGTCCAGTCTCCGCGTTGCCATGCAGGATGAGAGCAAGAAGCGTCTCCGGGTTCTCATCGGGGTGCtgagcaacaccaacgggCGGATCACTGACTTCTTCGAGAGCCTGAccaaggcggtggaggagtatGATCGCTCCATCGCGGCAAATCGCGAAGATGTTGCCATGGATGGCCAAGACGAACACAGTCACAATGAGCTTTCGACACGCATCATGACCCTCGTTGACGGCATAACCAAGACGAGCGCAGCGACGGTCGACATGGTCAACAAATGCGCTGCGAGTGCCCTGCCAGATAACGTCAAGGCCTTTGTGGCTCGTCGACTGATAAGCTTGCCCGCGCAGTGGAAGCTCATGGCCTCGCAAGAAGGGCCGGACGCGCCCAGGGAAGGTGGCGacgaagcagcagcaatccgTCACAGAGCACACTCGGCATTGGCGCTGGCCAAGGTGTCTCTCCAGATTATGACGCAAATCACCGATGTCCTCAACATGACGCTGAACGCTGTTGAGGAATGGTGCGagaaccaaaacaaaaacgagAGCTCCCAGCCATCTTCCCCAATGGGTGTTCAGGGGCCGGTGGGCGTAGATGGGGACGTCAAGATGTCAGATTGA
- a CDS encoding hypothetical protein (EggNog:ENOG503PYCS), translating to MMSEMDGLIPAVANLSMQPSLRRKPVRPASSIPPPPTFCAELEGSMPTTPRPQASGDFDQGLIPVEREPPPDHEGVIPLHAPHSAAVSHAGPPSTAVGAGLPSPSQTPGTPGVVYTPAAYPSWPKSYASHHPQPAPLVSPTQSLPTSSVSSTTSPPPISGIHSSGQKLGDFASSVFSKETVKWSKKTASRFGGALKSAATSAHEAATKAQVAAVRAAEQRRQRQAGIVVPQQTTSPQPLYTPQYWASSHHHAQNTASHQQSAIPFVPPVRQDQSQSQSPAALAPVSQGQTPHVFASNQTPSSPPPPPAKFHYPQISASPLSLPSHPQPHNSLPGHHLQQHQQHQQHQQQHYLHHPQPTPTVVLVGGSGGGGSFLPLPAPTGPSTGSWQQITTADPTKLNKGINAPGSGGGNSSTLKTVGTGMAALAAVGGFTRLLIAASTGEDVGEMDFGSGGGEEVVVSPDSGESCEAPGEQGDGTGYPDTYGDASHTLTSSYADHQEALQANHFANMINAQANANALSYVSDTTTTYGRSSSSNLVSDPYGYSHYIYTPDPASCI from the coding sequence ATGATGAGCGAGATGGACGGGCTGATACCTGCCGTGGCCAACTTGAGTATGCAACCCTCCCTTCGGAGGAAGCCGGTGAGGCCTGCGTCGAGCatcccgccgccgccgacttTCTGTGCCGAGCTTGAGGGCTCGATGCCAACGACTCCACGGCCTCAAGCTAGTGGTGATTTCGATCAGGGCCTGATTCCGGTCGAGAGGGAGCCGCCACCGGACCATGAGGGGGTGATACCTCTGCACGCTCCCCATTCAGCAGCAGTTTCCCATGCGGGCCCGCCATCTACCGCCGTCGGTGCAGGTCTTCCCTCGCCGTCCCAGACCCCTGGTACTCCGGGTGTTGTATACACACCTGCCGCCTACCCGTCATGGCCTAAGTCATACGcttcccaccatcctcaacccgCTCCGTTGGTCTCACCCACACAGAGTCTTCCCACTTCGTCAGTCTCCAGCAccacatcaccccctcccataTCTGGTATCCATTCGTCAGGCCAGAAACTCGGGGACTTTGCCAGCTCGGTATTCAGCAAAGAAACGGTCAAGTGGAGCAAGAAGACGGCAAGCCGCTTCGGCGGGGCCCTCAAAAGCGCCGCCACGAGTGCTCATGAGGCCGCGACAAAAGCCCAGGTGGCTGCGGTGCGCGCCGCTGAGCAGAGAAGACAGAGGCAGGCGGGAATTGTGGTCCCCCAGCAGACGACAAGCCCACAGCCGCTGTACACACCACAGTACTGGGCTTCTTCACACCACCACGCACAGAACACGGCATCCCACCAGCAGTCTGCTATCCCTTTTGTGCCGCCAGTGCGCCAAGATCagagccagagccagagccCAGCCGCACTTGCTCCTGTCTCACAGGGCCAAACTCCGCACGTCTTTGCCTCAAACCAGacaccctcttcacctccaccaccgccggcaaaaTTTCACTATCCTCAGATATCAGCTTCGCCCTTGTCTCTTCCCTCACACCCACAGCCGCACAACTCACTTCCCGGTCAtcaccttcaacaacaccagcagcaccagcagcaccagcagcaacattACTtgcaccacccccagcctaCGCCAACTGTTGTTTTGGTAGGGGGatcaggtggaggaggctcATTTCTTCCGCTGCCTGCTCCCACCGGCCCCTCAACTGGTTCATGGCAGCAGATCACAACCGCTGACCCTACCAAACTGAATAAAGGCATCAACGCGCCCGGGTCTGGGGGAGGTAACAGCTCCACCCTCAAGACTGTCGGGACGGGCATGGCAGCGTTGGCTGCCGTGGGGGGGTTCACGAGACTGCTGATCGCCGCCAGCACGGGAGAGGACGTGGGCGAGATGGATTTTGGTagcgggggtggtgaggaagtcGTTGTTTCCCCAGACTCTGGAGAAAGCTGTGAAGCCCCGGGAGAACAAGGCGATGGGACAGGTTACCCAGACACTTATGGCGACGCTTCTCACACCCTGACAAGCTCTTATGCCGATCATCAGGAGGCTTTGCAGGCCAATCATTTTGCCAACATGATCAATGCCCAGGCAAACGCCAATGCTCTGTCGTACGTCTCGGACACCACGACGACGTACGGCAGGAGCTCGAGCAGCAACCTGGTCAGCGATCCTTACGGATATTCGCACTATATCTATACCCCGGACCCAGCGAGCTGTATTTGA